The proteins below come from a single Methanobrevibacter millerae genomic window:
- a CDS encoding zinc ribbon domain-containing protein produces NMIFPLSRFIQRLKDKFQLYKPEADGVQFTNAKNTSKTCHHCQHINEDLDVKEREWMCPKCGKILDRDVNAAINILNRWCDGDSLVQT; encoded by the coding sequence AAACATGATATTTCCTCTATCGAGATTCATACAAAGACTTAAAGATAAATTCCAACTCTACAAACCCGAAGCAGACGGTGTACAATTCACAAACGCAAAAAATACAAGCAAAACATGCCACCACTGCCAACACATCAATGAAGATTTGGATGTAAAAGAACGGGAATGGATGTGTCCGAAGTGTGGAAAAATACTTGATAGGGATGTAAATGCCGCAATTAATATACTGAACCGTTGGTGCGACGGGGATAGCCTAGTTCAGA